A single region of the Gopherus evgoodei ecotype Sinaloan lineage chromosome 3, rGopEvg1_v1.p, whole genome shotgun sequence genome encodes:
- the BCDIN3D gene encoding RNA 5'-monophosphate methyltransferase: MAAPMREGPEGLPGGPEPGAAPYGNFPNYSRFHPPEGRVRLLPPALLGRLFPAGPSPLLGLDVGCNSGELSVALYRHLLGLQENEASPDQPVVGKILNLLCCDIDAGLIERAQRCSPFPGSISYATLDVMDASARELFLSSYLSRFSRSTFDICFCMSVTMWIHLNHGDDGLVEFLSYLSSRCNYLLIEPQPWKCYRAAARRLRKLGRNDFDHFRSLAINGDMAERITQILTEDGGMELVCCFGSTSWDRSLLLFKSNRLTQKQL; this comes from the exons ATGGCGGCCCCCATGAGGGAAGGGCCCGAGGGGTTGCCCGGCGGCCCCGAGCCCGGGGCGGCCCCCTACGGGAACTTCCCCAATTACTCCCGCTTCCACCCGCCCGAGGGCCGCGTCCGCCTCCTGCCGCCGGCGCTGCTGGGGCGGCTCTTCCCCGCGGGGCCCTCCCCGCTGCTGGGGCTGGACGTCGGCTGCAACTCGGGG GAGCTCAGCGTTGCTCTCTACAGACACCTCCTTGGTCTACAGGAGAACGAGGCCAGCCCTGATCAGCCTGTTGTTGGGAAGATCCTGAACCTCCTGTGCTGCGACATCGACGCAGGACTGATAGAGAGAGCTCAGCGATGCAGTCCCTTTCCTGGCTCCATCTCCTATGCCACCCTGGATGTCATGGATGCTAGTGCCCGCGAGTTGTTCTTGAGCTCCTATCTGAGCAGGTTCAGCCGTTCCACCTTTGACATCTGTTTTTGTATGTCAGTGACCATGTGGATCCACCTGAACCACGGGGATGATGGCCTGGTGGAGTTCTTATCCTACCTTTCGTCTCGGTGCAACTACCTGCTTATTGAACCCCAGCCGTGGAAGTGTTACAGAGCAGCCGCCCGGCGCCTCCGGAAGCTGGGTAGGAATGATTTTGATCACTTTCGCTCTCTGGCCATCAATGGGGACATGGCAGAGAGGATAACCCAGATTTTAACTGAGGATGGTGGCATGGAACTGGTGTGCTGCTTTGGTAGCACAAGCTGGGACAGGAGTCTCTTGCTTTTCAAATCAAACAGATTGACTCAAAAGCAACTCTGA